GTTTTGTGGAAGATCCTACAAGAGCTATAAGAGCTATAAGATTTTCAGAAAAGTTAGAATTTAAAATATCAAAACACACCGAAAACCTAATAAAGCTCGCAGTGAAAATGAATATCTTTGAAAAACTTAAAGGACCAAGACTATACGAAGAAATCATCTTACTTTTAAAGGAGACACTACCTCATCAATCAATAAAACGGCTTGCAGATTATGGTTTACTTAGAGTGTTTCATCCTTCATTAGATGAAAAAAAACTTTTATCAGATCTTGCAAAAGCCTATGAAACTGTTCAGGGGATTGAGATTCTTTTTTTGCGGGAAAAATATAGAAAAGAACTCATCTATTTAATGGTCATACTGTGGAATTTGAAAGAAAATGAAAGGCACGAGTTTCTTCAAAAAATATGCGTACCTGAAAATATAAAAAAAGAAGTTATTGAAAACATCTCTTTAGCTGAGAAAGCTCTACAGAACTTACCCTCTGAAGAATTTCCTGCAGAAATATATAAACTTTTAAATAACTTAAATTTAGAAACAATAATTTTGATGATGATCTATGCAAAGGAGCAGCAAAAGAAAGCTATTTCTCTTTATCTTACAAAACTGAAAGAAATAAAACCATTGTTAAGAGGGGAGGATTTGAAAAACCTCGGAATTCCACCAGGACCTGCCTATAAAAAAATTTTTGATGAAATATTAAAAGAAAAACTTCATGGCAGCCTCCTTTCAAAGGAAGAGGAAATAGAGTTTGCAAAAAAATTTGTAAAATGAAAAAATTTATATGTTATTATTAAATTGATGACATCAATTAGTCTTGAAGAAATAAAAAAGATAATTAAAACTGAATTGCCATCAATTCTAAAAACAGATCCCTCTTTTCGAAAATTTATTCTTCAGATAACAAAATCCCATTATCCTCCGAAGAAAAAAACAGAAGACAGAATAGAGCAACTTTATCAACAGATTTTACAGATGCAAGAACAGTCTGAGAAAAGATGGCAGGAATGGATAAAAAGATATGATCAAACTCAGGCTGAATGGAACAAAAAATGGGAAGAGTATGAAAAAAGATGGCAGGAGTGGAACAAAAAATGGGAGGAAAATGAAAAAAGATGGAAAGAAAACCAGCAAAAGTGGGAAGAATGGATAAAAAAATATGATCAAACTCAAGCTGAGTGGAACAAAAAATGGGAAGAGTATGAAAAAAGATGGAAAGAAAACCAGCAAAAGTGGGAAGAATGGATAAAAAGATATGATCAAACTCAGGCTGAGTGGAACAAAAAATGGGAAGAAAATGAGAAAAGATGGAAAGAAAACCAGCAAAAATGGGAAGAATGGATAAAAAGATATGATCAAACTCAAGCTGAGTGGAACAAAAAATGGGAAGAAAACCAAAAAACAATAAATGAAATCCTTAAAAGATTAGAAAAAATTGACAGAAGACATCTTTATACAATTGGCGCTCTTGGAGCCAGATGGGGACTTTACTCTGAAGAGTCTTTTCGTAATGGACTGAAAGCAATAATTGAAGACTCTTTCGGTGTGGAAGTTATGAGATATGTTGACTACGATCGCGATGGAGAAGTATTCGGGCATCCCGACCAGATAGAACTTGACTTAATAATCAGAAATGGGATGGTAATTGCCTGTGAAATAAAATCCTCCATAAGCAAATCTGATATGTATTCCTTATGGAGAAAGAAAGAATTTTATGAGAAAAAACATCAGAGAAAAGTTGATAGAGTTATTGTTATTTCGCCAATGGTTGATCCTCGTGCAAAACCTGTAGCAGAAAAACTTGGAATCGAAATTTACACTCATTCAGATGAATTCATAGAAAATGAACAAAAAAGCTTAAACGATTAGAATTTCATAAAATCATTTAATGCTTCATCTACGAACAACCCTTTTTAATAAATTTTCACTTTTTGTTAAAATACATACCATCTATGATTACAGGAAAAACAAAAATAATAGGAATATTTGGGGATCCAGTTGAACATACCCTTTCTCCCATAATTCATAATGAAGCCTTTAAGTATCTCGGACTTGACTACTGTTATGTACCATTTCATGTGAAAAAGAAAGATTTAAAAAATGCTATCATTGCAATCAAAGCCTTAAATATAAAGGGAGTAAATATCACAGTCCCACATAAAGAAGCAGTAATTCAATATCTTGATGAAATTTCAGATGAGGCTAAATACATTGGAGCAGTTAACACAATTTTAAATAATGAAGGAATCCTGAAAGGTTTCAATACAGATGCACAGGGTTTTATTTTATCCCTTAAAGAAGAAAGTATATTAATTAAAGAAAAAAACATTTTGATTCTTGGTGCTGGCGGTGCTGCAAAGGCTATTGTTTACGGAATATTAAAAGAGGGTGGTAAAGTTTACATTTACAACAGAACCCTATCAAAGGCATTGGAAATAAAAGAAAAATTTGCTAATTTAGGATTTATAGAGGTCATACCACACATTGAGCAATCTATTAATGAAAAAGTTGATATCATAGTGAATGCTACTTCTCTTGGATTAAAAAAGGATGACCCTTTACCTATCAATCCAGCATTTCTATTGTCAAAGCATATTTACTATGATATTGTTTATCCTGAGACTCTTTTAATGAATGAAGCAAAAAAAATTGGATGTAAGGTTGTAGGAGGTATTGGAATGCTTCTGTGGCAGGCTGTAGAGGCTTTCAAAATTTGGACTGAAGTTGAACCTCCAGTTGACGTCATAAAAAAAACTCTAAATAAGGTATTGACAAAATATTAATTTTTTAGTATAAAACTAAGAAACAATGCTTGGGATAGAAATAGAAACTTCCTCTATTAAAGTTGCCTATATAGGTAAAAAGTATGAACTTACTGAATGGGAAATTTTTGAAGTTCCAGAAGGAGCAATTGGACCTGAAGGCATAATTGATTTCGACAGTGTTATAAATACACTCCTCAAAATTCCTCCAAAATTTAATATGAAAAATCCAAAAGCAGCCTTTGCAATCTCAGGCCCAGCCTATACAGCAGTAAGAGTAATTCAAGTTCCTTATATAGATAAAGAAGAAATTGCTTTGAATCTCCCTTTTGAACTTGACAAACATATACCTTTTAATGTGAAGGAAGTATACTTCGACTTTCACATTCTGGAAAAATTAAAAAAAGAAAACTCAACAGAAGTCCTTGTAGCAGTTGCAACTAAGCAAATAATTAATGAATATGTTAACATTTTTGAAAAAGCAGGTATAATTCCTCAGGTGGTAGACGTGGGAGCTTTAGCTCTTTATAACGTCTATGAATTTAATTACAAAGAGCCCGAGCCTACATTAATTGTAAATGTGGGAGAGAATTTCATTAACTTTGTCATCGCTCAAGATAATAAACCTCTCTACATAAGAGATAGCACAATTGCTTTAAATATAGACATTCAAAAAGCACAAGATGAAGAGATAAGGAATTTTGCAGATGATGTTTCCGCAGAAATTTACAGGCAAATTGAATACGTTAAATCCTTTTTACCGGAAAAACCCGTAAAAAAAATCTATCTTACAGGTTTTCCAGTAATTTATCCAACTTTTATTTCATCAGTTGAAGAAAGACTTGACCAGGAAATATTTATATTTGATCCCTTTAAAAAAATCAAAATAAACAAAAAAATTTCAGCCAAAATGCAAAAATATTTACATATATCTTCCATATCAATTGGATTAGCTCTAAGGGGAACGGAGAAGATAAAATGATAAAAATAAATCTATTACCAGAAAGAAAGGTTAAGAAAGAGAGAAAGAAGGTTGAAATAAAATTATCTGGGGAAATCGGTAAAAAACTTGCAATTCCTATAGTTATAACTTTAGTTATTCTCTTAGCTATTTTTGCCTATTGTGAAAGTACAAAATCCTCTCTTGAAAAACAGATTGATGAACAAAAAAAGAAATTGGAATTGCTTCAGAAAAAAATACAAGAAGTTAAAAAATTTGAAGCAATGAACAAGGATATTGAAGAAAAAACAAAATTAATTGAAAACCTCAAGAAAATGCAGTCTGCGCCTGTTAGCATTCTTAGTATAGTTGTTAAAAAACTTCCAGATGGAGTATGGCTTACAGGACTTAGTTTTAACGATGTAGTTACAGTTGAAGGAATGGGGTTTTCAAACTTGAATGTTGTTCAGTTTGTTGAAAATCTTAAAGCAACTCAGGAGTTACAAGATGTTTATCTTGTAGAATCCCAACAAA
Above is a genomic segment from Thermodesulfovibrio aggregans containing:
- a CDS encoding PD-(D/E)XK nuclease family protein, giving the protein MTSISLEEIKKIIKTELPSILKTDPSFRKFILQITKSHYPPKKKTEDRIEQLYQQILQMQEQSEKRWQEWIKRYDQTQAEWNKKWEEYEKRWQEWNKKWEENEKRWKENQQKWEEWIKKYDQTQAEWNKKWEEYEKRWKENQQKWEEWIKRYDQTQAEWNKKWEENEKRWKENQQKWEEWIKRYDQTQAEWNKKWEENQKTINEILKRLEKIDRRHLYTIGALGARWGLYSEESFRNGLKAIIEDSFGVEVMRYVDYDRDGEVFGHPDQIELDLIIRNGMVIACEIKSSISKSDMYSLWRKKEFYEKKHQRKVDRVIVISPMVDPRAKPVAEKLGIEIYTHSDEFIENEQKSLND
- the pilM gene encoding pilus assembly protein PilM; amino-acid sequence: MLGIEIETSSIKVAYIGKKYELTEWEIFEVPEGAIGPEGIIDFDSVINTLLKIPPKFNMKNPKAAFAISGPAYTAVRVIQVPYIDKEEIALNLPFELDKHIPFNVKEVYFDFHILEKLKKENSTEVLVAVATKQIINEYVNIFEKAGIIPQVVDVGALALYNVYEFNYKEPEPTLIVNVGENFINFVIAQDNKPLYIRDSTIALNIDIQKAQDEEIRNFADDVSAEIYRQIEYVKSFLPEKPVKKIYLTGFPVIYPTFISSVEERLDQEIFIFDPFKKIKINKKISAKMQKYLHISSISIGLALRGTEKIK
- the aroE gene encoding shikimate dehydrogenase, giving the protein MITGKTKIIGIFGDPVEHTLSPIIHNEAFKYLGLDYCYVPFHVKKKDLKNAIIAIKALNIKGVNITVPHKEAVIQYLDEISDEAKYIGAVNTILNNEGILKGFNTDAQGFILSLKEESILIKEKNILILGAGGAAKAIVYGILKEGGKVYIYNRTLSKALEIKEKFANLGFIEVIPHIEQSINEKVDIIVNATSLGLKKDDPLPINPAFLLSKHIYYDIVYPETLLMNEAKKIGCKVVGGIGMLLWQAVEAFKIWTEVEPPVDVIKKTLNKVLTKY
- a CDS encoding PilN domain-containing protein — translated: MIKINLLPERKVKKERKKVEIKLSGEIGKKLAIPIVITLVILLAIFAYCESTKSSLEKQIDEQKKKLELLQKKIQEVKKFEAMNKDIEEKTKLIENLKKMQSAPVSILSIVVKKLPDGVWLTGLSFNDVVTVEGMGFSNLNVVQFVENLKATQELQDVYLVESQQTEFEKQNVYKFTLKFKLKV